Proteins from one Astyanax mexicanus isolate ESR-SI-001 unplaced genomic scaffold, AstMex3_surface scaffold_43, whole genome shotgun sequence genomic window:
- the LOC125795221 gene encoding uncharacterized protein C2orf16-like: MFQPQRSLTPGTANRSAPSRRAQPTTALPHGRHSQPRRSLTPGTANHSAPSRRAQPTAALPHAGHSQPRRSLTPGTANRGAPSRRAQPTAALPHAGHSQPQRSLTPGTANRSAPSRRAQPTAPLLHAGHSQPQLSLTPGTANHSSPSRRAQPTTALPHAGHSQPQRSLEPGTVNHSSPSRRAQPTTALPHAGHSQPQRSLTPGTGNHGAPSRRAQATTALPL; encoded by the exons ATGTT CCAACCGCAGCGCTCCCTCACGCCGGGCACAGCCAACCGCAGCGCTCCCTCACGCCGGGCACAGCCAACCACAGCGCTCCCTCACGGCAGGCACAGCCAACCGCGGCGCTCCCTCACGCCGGGCACAGCCAACCACAGCGCTCCCTCACGCCGGGCACAGCCAACCGCAGCGCTCCCTCACGCCGGGCACAGCCAACCGCGGCGCTCCCTCACGCCGGGCACAGCCAACCGCGGCGCTCCCTCACGCCGGGCACAGCCAACCGCGGCGCTCCCTCACGCCGGGCACAGCCAACCGCAGCGCTCCCTCACGCCGGGCACAGCCAACCGCAGCGCTCCTTCACGCCGGGCACAGCCAACCGCGCCGCTCCTTCACGCCGGGCACAGCCAACCACAGCTCTCCCTCACGCCGGGCACAGCCAACCACAGCTCTCCCTCACGCCGGGCACAGCCAACCACAGCTCTCCCTCACGCCGGGCACAGTCAACCGCAGCGCTCCCTCGAGCCGGGCACAGTCAACCACAGCTCTCCCTCACGCCGGGCACAGCCAACCACAGCTCTCCCTCACGCCGGGCACAGCCAACCGCAGCGCTCCCTCACGCCGGGCACAGGCAACCACGGCGCTCCCTCACGCCGGGCACAGGCAACCACGGCGCTCCCTCTATAA